The Fibrobacter sp. region ACAAGATTATCCCTGTGAATAACCTCATCAAAATTTTTCTTTCCCAGACGTGATGCGATCTCAGAGCTTTTGCAGCCCTGGATAGCCTTTATCTCATCAGAGGAGTAATTCACCAGACCTCCTGCAATCAGTCTGCCGTCTTTGGAGCGGACTTCTACTTTGTCTCCGGCCTTGAAACTGCCCGATGTGTTGAGTATCCCTGCAGAGAGAAGGCTTTTTCCCCGTTCGATTATTGCTTTTCCAGCACCGTCATCGACGGATATAACCCCTTTGGACTGGCCGGTAAAGGCGATCCATTTCTGCCTCGAGGACATACGACGTCCTGACGGCAGAAAGAGTGTGGAGCACTGTTCTTTTGTTAAGACATCGGTGAGCCGCTGATCGAACCCATCACCAATGAGAGAATAGATTCCGGCCCTGGTAACCATTTCCGCTGCCTTGAGTTTTGTAGTCATTCCTCCGACACTGACTTCGCTTTTTTTTGTCTCAGCCAGTTTGTGAATCGAGGCAGACATTTGAGATACAACAGGGATATGGACCGCGGATTTGCATTGATGTGGATTGCGGTCATAAAGTCCGCCGACATCAGTCAGATTTACAAATAGATCCGCCTGTACCAGAAGGGCTACCTGAGCCCCCAGAATATCATTATTGCCGAATTGAATCTCCTCGATCCCTACTGAGTCATTCTCATTTATAACAGGCACTGCACCGCATTCAAGAAGCTGAAACATGGTGTTTCTAAGGTTCAGGTACCGCTTCTTGCTCCTGAGATCATCCCAGGTGAGAAGCACCTGTCCCACAGGGACATTGCGGCTTGAGAAGTAATTCTGGTATATTTGCATGAGTCTGTTTTGGCCGATTGCAGCGCAGGCTTGCTGGAGGGGAATGGCAGTTGGCCTCTTCTCCAGTCCCAGAACCTTCATCCCGTGGGCAATAGCTCCTGAGGAGACCAGAATCATTCGGATTCCTGTCTGGTGAAGCAGAAGTATATCTTCGACAAGATTTTTAACCCTTTTTTCATGACCTCCGGCAGTAAGTATTCTGCTGCCGACTTTAATTACCACTGTGTTTACAGATGAAATTTCTTTGCGAAAGAGAGACTTTTTCATAATAGGATAATGCTACTGGCGGCCTGCCTGTTGACATTTTCTTTCAAGGTCGAGGATAAAATTCTCAAGTTCCCTGGATTTTCTGGTGAGTGAATCGCGGTCATTGTAGCAGTTCCTCAGCGATTCTGTGATTGCATCTATATTGACTTTGCGGGGTTGGGGCTGAGATACCTCCAGTTCCTTGCTTTTTGCAAGCTGCTCCAGCTTGTCAGCAGTTCCACGATACTCTTTCTTGAAAGACTGCATGACTACCAATAATCTGATCCAGGAGTTAACCTCGCCGATTCTGTAGTCATCGGGATAGAGAGATGCGAATTTTTTAAACTCCTGAAGGGCAATCTCCCAGTTTGCAGAGGGATTGTCGTAGTAAAGATTTATCAGGCCTAGCATAAACTGAGCTCTTTTTGCCTCATCGGACTCGGGCTTTGATTCCTGGATTTTAGAGAACCTGGTCTTTGCGTAATCATAGTTTCCTGCTTTGAAAAGGGAATCGGCCTCACAGAGCATCTGCTGCTCATAGGTAATAACCTTTGCCGTGCATCCCCACATCAGGTATACACTCAGAACAGCGCCGCAAAAAGTCAGTTTTTTGATAATACTTGTCATATTTCCCGGATCAGAGAGATGACTTGTCAAGGTTAATCATCTGTTCACCGCTTGAAGTATAGTCTTCCACAACCGGATTCTTGATTTCTCTCAGTTTACGTGTAACTCTGGAAATGCGCTCTGTTTCTTCGATTATGGTGTGTATTCTTTCCTTGATATCTGCAGGAGAATTCTCCATCAGCATCTCAAGAAACTGCGCATTACCGGAAATAATCATGAGCGGATTGTTTATCTCATGGTTAACAGATGCTACAATCTCTCCAATGGCTGCCAGCCTTTTAGACTTGATAAGCTCTTCCTGAGTATTCTTCAAATCAATGGACATCTCAAAAAAGGCCGTAGCCACATCCCCGATTTCATCACTGGGGTATCCTGTTGGATCCACATTGAAATCGCCTTTTGCAATATGTCCCGCAAACTCCTT contains the following coding sequences:
- the proB gene encoding glutamate 5-kinase, which produces MKKSLFRKEISSVNTVVIKVGSRILTAGGHEKRVKNLVEDILLLHQTGIRMILVSSGAIAHGMKVLGLEKRPTAIPLQQACAAIGQNRLMQIYQNYFSSRNVPVGQVLLTWDDLRSKKRYLNLRNTMFQLLECGAVPVINENDSVGIEEIQFGNNDILGAQVALLVQADLFVNLTDVGGLYDRNPHQCKSAVHIPVVSQMSASIHKLAETKKSEVSVGGMTTKLKAAEMVTRAGIYSLIGDGFDQRLTDVLTKEQCSTLFLPSGRRMSSRQKWIAFTGQSKGVISVDDGAGKAIIERGKSLLSAGILNTSGSFKAGDKVEVRSKDGRLIAGGLVNYSSDEIKAIQGCKSSEIASRLGKKNFDEVIHRDNLVLMGSSDN